Part of the Nicotiana sylvestris chromosome 2, ASM39365v2, whole genome shotgun sequence genome, CAAGAATTTCCAGTGGCTTTCATACCATTAAATTTGAACTAAGCAGATTAAACCAGAACCTTAAAGGGTTCAATTTGCCAGCATTTATTTCTCTAGTCTGAACCTTTACTTCTTTCAATTTGCCAGCATTTATTTCTCTAGTCTGaacctttaattttttttattcggTTGTTGCAGTAGTATTATCTAAGTTGTTGAAGATCTAATTATATAACTTTCCTTATGAATCCATTAGGCTTGACCTATTATATCATACTATGAAACTACTTTACTTCTGACAAAGTCCAGTGGATATTTGTTGCTGCTACTACCTGTCACAggccggatttcccaccatcgggagtcgtgatggcgctactaatgtgagctaggcaagccaatccttcaaactaattacttcattatTCATTTATTTCTTTTTACAAACGTAAAGCGACAACGTCTAAACAGCGGAAATTTaaattaagcggaagaaaacaataaaatatctgaaatatgtatctattacaactgctcaagccttaatcacccaaaacctggtgtcacagtaccacagacggtctaagactgctaaatacaaggtctgaaaatAAAAGACACTGTTTCTGAAGCAGAAAGATGAAAcgggaaataaaagatagaggagacgtcagggcctgcgaatgcctgcaggtctaccttggatctccgcgtggactgaaggtagcctccaaactacggtccaagagctgctccaggatctgcacatagtgcagagtgtagtatcagcacagccgaccccatgtgctagtaagtgtctagcctaacctcgacgaagtagtgacgaggctaggaccagactaccaaataaacctatgcagttatataatatacaacgaaaaataaaacaggaataaaaaagtaaagatgggagggggaaaacatgcttcggggaacaaCAGGTAAAaacataatatcaagagaattataaatgAACCAAAACTcaactactaacaaggataaggaaaacaaaggcagatttcactttcgtTTCACATCTTCTTgcatgcgtgcaacccgatcccatttcatttaCCTCGTTGAAGGCGTGCCACCCGCGCCCATTTCATGTacctcgtggcaggcgtgccacccgctcccatttcatttatctcgtggcaggcgtgccacccgctcccatttcatttatctcgtggcaggcgtgccacccgctcccattgcatttatctcgtggcaggcgtgccacccgctcccattgcatttatctcgtggcaggcgtgccacccgctcccattgcatttatctcgtggcatgcgtgccacccgctcccatttcatttatcttgtggcagacgtgccacccgctcccagttgcaaatcaacaacaatcacaaagaatcccggcaagggaacaagagcaaatAACAAcccccggcaagggaacaataatatttcaacaacatcccggcaagggaacaataatatttcaataacatcccggcaagggaacaataatatttccaCAACATGTGAAATGCAATAATTGAcgacggagtcataacaattacaatataagactcacgggaatgcttgacaccgacatatagatactcgtcaccatgcctatacgtcatactccacaattaacacgtagcaaataagacacaactcctaatccctcaagctaaggttagaccaaatacttacctcgaacttccacggccaacttaagcttcaaacaccgcttttccttttgaatttggctccaaatcaattgtatctagacgtaatcgacttaataacatcaataaatattaaacaattcaattccaatgcttaattatagctttcccatcattcttcccaaaaagtcaaaaattgaccccgggcctgcttggtcaaagcacgaggttcggaccaaaactcgatcaaCCATTCACCTGCGAgctcgaatatataatttattttgaaatccgacccccaATCGATGTCAAAtttccaaataatcaaaaagccctaactctacccaaatccctaatcttctacccttaatctcatgttttaggcctagaaatctaatgagtgttgataaaaatggaagaaaacgagcttaggattacatacctatgaagctatggtgaagtttctcttgaaaaatcgcccaagaggtgtggagaagaagaagtttgtgaaaaatGGTGAAGTTCCCGTATTACATTCTGTTTTTGAACTTAAAAATAACTAGGCAGATTTTGGTCTATGCGATCGTGAAGAAgtgaatgcgatcgcatagggtaagggaGATTGGTCACTGCGATCGCGTTCAAggcaatgcgatcgcatagaagaaaacgGGTTCCCTTCCCAGGCTTGTTTTAatacatcgcgatcgcggaagaaacaatgcgatcgcatagaacaaattgtGACCTCCCAgaatttactctacgcgatcgcggaaggacctatgcgatcgcatagcacaaaataGGACCCCTGAAGTTTACACTATGCGACCGCATAGTATAGAATAACTGGACACTAGCAACAGCAGGAAACCAaattttttctaagtctaaatcACCCCGacacctatccaaaactcacccgatccctcgaggctccaaaccaaatatacacacaacctcaaaaatatcctacggacttattcgtgttactaaatcaccaaaataaaatcatgaacatcgaattaaacctcaaaatcaatgaaatttctcaaaacttctttaaacatcaaattttgcatttaaggtccgaatcacgttaaatgaatttcgtttcttaccaaactttaccgacaacacatataaatcatattgaacctgtatcgggctccgaaccataatacgggcccgataccacaggtttcacataacatttcactttcaaaaacctttatatttttcagaaaataatttcttttaaaaattcatttctcggacttgagacctcggaatttgattccgagcatacgcccaagtcccatattttcctacggaccctccgggaccgtcaaatcacgggtctggatccgtttacccaaaatgttgaccgaagtcaaattaattcattttatagccaaaatttatcattttttcactgattttcacataatagctttccggctacgcgcccggactgcacacgcaaatcgaggtgatgctaaaagacgTTTTTAAGACCCCGGAACacagaattttatttaaaaacaaaaggtCATCACACTACCACCAGAAAATATAAGAAAGGGTACATAACCTTCTCATAAATGTTCATGCAATCTATTCACCTCAATGCTCATTTTCACGCAGAGGAAGAACTATTACTGCATATCGTAATTTTTGGTTATTCATACAATATCTGAAATTTACTGGTCCGATTAATTCTGGGCTTTTCTTATTTTCCCTTATCAAGTGTGGGGATTTTGAGGGAAAGGAATGAAGATATGTGCTAGAATGGATCTCTCCAGTTCTTTCGAAAGTTTAGCTGTCAAAGGATTACAGTAAGTGTTAGACAGCTCAATAACGTCTAACTCTTTGCATTTAACCAAATCTATAATACTGCAAATAAATCTTAGGTTACTAAGTCGGCAGGGTTTTTTTTCTTGAAGTGCTCCACTTCCACAAATAACCCCACTCAAAGGAACGTTAATACGTGGGATAAGGGGACTTCTCCTGATTAAAGCGTCCAACGCCTTCCTGGAACCATACATCTAAGAGCTTTTCATTTCATATTCTCCAtggatttaacttatatacatTGACCGTATAAAAAGTTTTACACTAGTAGGGTATTTTAATCGGTTGTAAGAAGTTATCTAGTGCATTTTAAGTACTAAATCAGGATAACCATAAACAATTACTCCCTGTTATTGTAGGTATTCCTGATAGTTTGAAAGGACCGTTGATCATTAGTGCACAAAAATTAAACTCattctttatatatataaaacttatAAAAGTTCTCTAGTTTGCCTAAAAGTTGTTCTTTTGAGCGGCTTTTGTTTACTTCAGTTTTCTTTTCCTCTCATTTGGACTTGTGAGTGGGCTGTGCTTTCTCTAAGATCCTCCATTATCTAAACATAACTCCGGTCAATAGCACTTTTATTTGCCCCAAGGTTCCTGTGTCTTGTTTTTGTCCTATCAAATGGGGCCATCCCTTCTCATAGGGGAATTTAAGCTGGTAATTACCATAGACAGCTGATAAGTGGCATACACAGTAATTGTCATTGAGACAACAGATAatgcagaaagaaaaagaaaaaagtaaaacAGAGCAGTTGAGTACCTATAggattatttgtatttttctcttttaacaTCAGCGCGGTTCGGTGTCTATATTAAATATCAACTCAGAATCCCTGGAAAATGACTGTCATGATAAGAGGGAAATTaacatgaaaaaaaaggaaatttgTGGTTGTCAAGTTAACTATGTCACCCGAATAACTTTTCAACAAAGATTAGAGTCCTTCTCTGATTAGATTAGTTGTGCTGTAACTCAGTCGACTTGATGTAAACGCCCAATAAGCATTAAGTGATGAGTTCAACGAcgttataaaatattttaatacagtcaaacctctctaaaACAGCCTCGTTTATTCCGAAATTTTTTTATATGTTATAGAAAAGTGCTATTATAGAGAAcacatattataacataacatgaaaattggttccgaaaaaattttgatttttatagtgaagtgttgttatatagggATACTGTTATAGAGTACAGTCAGTATAGTTTTATGTGGTGTAGTAAGTCATTTAGTATAGTTAGCATGTTTTACCCATGTCcgtattaaaaaaaaatatttgtaatTATCTTTTAACTGACTATAATATAAAATTTCTTCATCCTATCAAACTCTCAAATAATAAGTGATGATGCAAAGAGGTTTATGGCTAGCATAGATTTTATTAAAGTAAAAAAGGAAACTTTACAATATACCCCTTAGAAAACAACCTCAGGACAGCTCACTACCAGACATGAGACAACGACAGATCAAGTAACTAATATACTTCTTTCATAATTAAGGACAACACGAACTCCAAACCATTAGAAACCTTAACCTCTTTAACCCTCTTAATTAATTTCTTATTAATGCATAAATAAAATCCCTTCAGATTAACTGAAACACTATCAAACAGTTTCAATTGGACTTATGTTGACAGTAGTCTCCACAGCTTTCATAGCCTCAAACCTAGGCTCCTTAGCCTGGAATTTGAGACCTGCATACAGCTTCATGTAATCTTCAAACACAAATTTGGGATACTTCAACTTGTTCTCTTCTTCTGCCTTTTCAACCAACTCTGGTGCTGGAAATATCACAGCATCACTTCCTGGATTATAAAACGAAGCAATTGACATTCTAGTACCATCTTGTTGAACAATAACTCTGTGCTCAATACTCTTGTACTTTCCATTCGTTATGACCTTCAACCAATGAAAAGAACTAGGATTAGTAACTTCAAAAGTTTTCCAGATTACCTGCTACAACATGTTAAAATACAGACCTCCAGTTGGTCGCCAAGGTTGATGACAATTGAGTGTTTCATAGGTGGGACATCAATCCAATTGCCATCTTTCAGTAACTGAAGACCACTAACTTTGTCATCTTGGAACAGCAGGATTAGGCCACCAGCATCAGTGTGAGCGCGTAGGCCTTTGATCAGTTCTGGCTTGGGGCAAGGAGGATAGTTGCTAACTTTGGTACCAAAAGTTGGACCCTTTGAACCATAAAAGGCTTTCTTCAAATAACCTTGCTCGAGCCCGAGGTTCTCACACAGCAAATCAAGAAGATCTTCCGCTAGTTTCTCTAGCCTCAACGCGAAGTCTTTCATAACATTTCTGTTATGCGGTAATGTAAAGTTAGTAAAATTAAGCAGAGCCATACAAAAAAAATTGATACTTTAGGCTAAGGATAGGCTAAATTCTTTGAGTTGGAAATTTGGAACAGTAATTAAGCACTGTCATTTTAGTAGTGGTCCTACGTCAGGTTGAAGTGATACAAATTCCAGAAAAGTGGAGCTATCTAGCATAGTTTCTCTTCAtgtcaaaaatataaaaaaaatagtgaaaagGGATGTTAATAAAAGGACAAAAATTGAATTTTTTGAACCTGTATTTATCCTCCAAGTCTGGAACTTCATACACAGTGGAAACAGGGAGGTGTTTCAAGTAAAAAGTGCTTTCCCAATCAAGATCATCAATCTCAGTTTGGACAGCCTCAAGACCTTTACTTGCCACCATTTCCTTGAATCTTTGCTCCATGCATTTCTTGTAATGCTCCTTAGTAAGCTTCTCAACTGTGTCCAGCACTTCATGGGAAATCCCATGATTCACAAGCTTCATATATTACAACAGATAAAAATATAAGTTATTAGAAAACAAgacaatttataaaaaaaaattaaaaaaaagtgtAAGATTGTAGACTAATATAATGTTACCTCAAAGAAACCCCAGTTTTCACATGCATCTTTGATTTTATCCAATGTTTCAGCCCTTTTCTCAGTTTGAAGCAACCCCAAATCCACAACTGGGAAAGTAGTCGCCATCTTTTCAGGTTATCTTTTGCTGTTTGTTTAGTAGCTATTTCTGTTGTGAGTGGAAAAGAAGTGTACCAGAGAGGGGTATTTATAGGCCTTTGAGGGGTAGGAAAACAGAATGAAATGATAAAGGATCTGACGAATTTAATTAAAAAGATTTGCTAACGTATATACATTTACGGTACAGATAATTTTTCTATAATAACTGTACTTTTATTATGTTGTAAAACCTACCATATTTTCTTGGGTTACTATTTCCACCCATTATGAACAGAGTTACTTGTAACTATCTTTTAAGCATGTAATTTTTTTTCGCTCAATCACTCTATCCgtatataaaaattaaattcatTAAATATTTTACATGTAATAAACAATTAAATATAAAGTGGGAACAGGACTCGTGGATGATGTATGTGTGTACATCCAGATGTCCACCCCTACCAAGTTTGGAAAGAATGTTTAGCTATGGCCAATTGGCAATGGGCAATTCCTACTTATTATGGCTTCATCTGTCTCTCTCTTTTGGTGGGTTTGCACCTAATAAGTTGGCGTTTGGACATAGAattgtaatttttgaaaaaaagtagTAGTtggagttaagttgaaaaatgatatttgtaatttgaaattatatttaaatatgtatttcacttgaaaaaatacaGTTTTGCGGGGGCGGGGGATGTTTCTGAAAAATTTGTTCAAAACATTATGAAAAACATATAAATTTTTACGGACAaacacatttttgaaaaaaaaaaaatatttatagacAAACGGGTCCATAGTGTTTCTTTCTCTTTGCTTTTCTTTGCTGTTACTTTTTTCCATGCACGCCATTCGATCGCTTGCTATAGTTAAAAGTTTTTTTAGATATTGTATAACTTTATTTTACGTGGCAAGTATATGAAATCATTCCTTTCTACCTGAAAAAACACTCTTTATTCGTTATTGTGTTAAGGTGCATCAAAATTAGGTTACATTCAGACGGATAAAAATAGGTCGATTGAAAAAAGAAAAGTTTCATAACTAGCAACGTAGATAGTGAATAATTACAATATCTTATTAGTATTAATTGATTAACAAATATAGCAGCAAAATAATATGGAAACAGATCAGATACCAACCAAAATAAATGTGCGAGACTCTTTCTAggatctatctatctatatatatattaaagtaagaaagttaccatatataattgacattatagTTAAGCCGAGtgacaagctaataaatgtcaatagtatatggtaactttattctatatttgactattttagttaaatataatataatataatataatataatataatataatataatataatatagttaaatataatatatatatatataattaaaagataattttgaatttatagataacgttctaaaattcgaatttaaattaaaaataaaatttatctttttttatcatgttatcgtacttaattcggttaatgatcatatgcaatcatgttaggaacttttgttatttttataattatttaaatactacttcgcctctagcaaaaaaaaaagtactccaaataactataaaactctttcacatttaaaatcctataagtatagttctttgaaataCTGTAGCTATATTTGAATTAAaatgaaattcttttaaaataaatgtaatatatagggtacacgtctatgtttatctaaataacaaaaaaaaatttacaaaaccaaataaaagtttacttatatatataataaagtaaacatacatgctagAGAAAGAAGCACCACAAAAtcggtcaatattaaaaaaaaaaaaattgtttcttttttcttcttgaagaatatttgtttgaagagtcaatttgcataaatggacatcaaacaaatagcaaaactttggctatacaattgctatcattaatttcaatttagcacattcaagaaatagaagggtataagctgaaaccccttcatttagatgtagtcaagccaatattgcaagggtataatatttttttcgttgaagaatattagttttgaatcattagattatgtgaggtttttttttcaaactcaacaagagataaattggtttctaattgatagtttctatagcgacttttaagtgtaacaaagagtatatataaagaaaaaattggtatgatgtgaaatatttttttttaaaatgtaaataaattatttcgaaaaaactctttactctatttttaattcaaaaataataaaaagataagatatttttgaacattagtagagagttttaaaattattataatagaagttatatcatggataaactcaaaaatcaaaatcttatggaatatttacataatatccagccatatttattttttactttttatagctaatataaatagatgatataccgacaacacacgaatatacacatattatatatgaattacacatcattcaattatttaatttaagtggttgggtgagcac contains:
- the LOC104238280 gene encoding 1-aminocyclopropane-1-carboxylate oxidase-like is translated as MATTFPVVDLGLLQTEKRAETLDKIKDACENWGFFELVNHGISHEVLDTVEKLTKEHYKKCMEQRFKEMVASKGLEAVQTEIDDLDWESTFYLKHLPVSTVYEVPDLEDKYRNVMKDFALRLEKLAEDLLDLLCENLGLEQGYLKKAFYGSKGPTFGTKVSNYPPCPKPELIKGLRAHTDAGGLILLFQDDKVSGLQLLKDGNWIDVPPMKHSIVINLGDQLEVITNGKYKSIEHRVIVQQDGTRMSIASFYNPGSDAVIFPAPELVEKAEEENKLKYPKFVFEDYMKLYAGLKFQAKEPRFEAMKAVETTVNISPIETV